A genomic region of Pseudomonadota bacterium contains the following coding sequences:
- the ribD gene encoding bifunctional diaminohydroxyphosphoribosylaminopyrimidine deaminase/5-amino-6-(5-phosphoribosylamino)uracil reductase RibD encodes MHQRHMQHALTLATRGRGHVSPNPLVGAVIVRDGEVVGEGWHAALGGDHAEVAALRAAGARARGADLYVTLEPCNHHGRTPPCTDAIVAAGVRRVAMAVRDPNPRVSGGGADALEARGVEVNAGLLEEEARALNQVFFTWAQARRPFVTLKTALTLDGRIACHTGQSRWITGEAARRRVHEERAAHDAILVGVGTVLADDPRLDARLDVPARDPRVVILDSTLRTPPQARAVAGALVYCRDPHLRASLAAAGATVIEVVADDNGRPRIEAVLADLAERGITSVLVEGGGRVQRAFLGADRVDRVLSFIAPVIVGGASAPTPLGRWEPDDAPIREPSMRPLRGVSISRVGDDVLVEGTLQECWR; translated from the coding sequence ATGCACCAGAGACACATGCAGCACGCACTGACCCTGGCGACCCGAGGCCGCGGTCACGTCTCTCCCAATCCACTGGTCGGAGCCGTGATCGTGCGAGACGGTGAGGTCGTGGGGGAGGGATGGCACGCCGCGCTGGGGGGAGACCACGCGGAGGTGGCCGCGCTGAGGGCCGCGGGTGCGCGGGCCAGAGGGGCAGATCTGTATGTAACGCTCGAGCCTTGCAACCATCATGGGCGCACCCCCCCCTGTACCGATGCCATCGTCGCGGCCGGTGTTCGACGTGTAGCGATGGCGGTGCGCGATCCGAACCCGCGGGTCAGCGGCGGTGGCGCCGACGCCCTCGAGGCCCGCGGCGTGGAGGTGAACGCCGGCCTGCTCGAGGAGGAGGCCCGCGCCCTCAACCAGGTGTTCTTCACATGGGCCCAGGCACGGCGTCCGTTCGTCACGCTCAAGACCGCACTCACCCTCGACGGCCGCATCGCCTGCCACACCGGCCAGAGCCGCTGGATCACGGGGGAGGCCGCGCGCCGCCGCGTGCACGAGGAGCGGGCGGCGCATGACGCCATTCTCGTCGGGGTCGGCACGGTGCTGGCCGACGATCCACGGCTCGACGCGCGACTCGACGTGCCCGCGCGAGATCCGCGGGTTGTCATCCTCGACTCGACCCTGCGCACGCCGCCACAGGCGCGGGCCGTCGCGGGGGCACTCGTCTACTGCCGCGACCCACATCTCCGCGCTTCGCTCGCGGCGGCGGGGGCCACGGTCATCGAGGTTGTCGCAGACGATAACGGGCGCCCCCGCATCGAGGCGGTGCTCGCCGACCTCGCCGAGCGCGGCATCACCAGTGTTCTCGTCGAGGGTGGCGGCAGGGTGCAGCGGGCCTTTCTCGGCGCAGATCGGGTCGATCGCGTCCTCTCGTTCATCGCTCCCGTCATCGTGGGTGGCGCCTCGGCCCCCACCCCGCTGGGGCGATGGGAGCCCGACGATGCGCCCATCCGCGAACCATCGATGCGACCGCTTCGGGGGGTCAGCATTTCCCGCGTCGGGGATGACGTGCTCGTCGAGGGGACGTTGCAGGAGTGCTGGCGCTGA
- a CDS encoding response regulator gives MATMGSPSCATGRNSPAWGPCTQSEQYGTCWVSRTQRQSACACACGLASSSSLSMTFQRWARRFHRACWWAWRKYHVHAAASESAAATSANRSGFSGKTLLRPRALEGAMLVRRRPRRSCGKPPAALGLRRGFEFDGAKTCGIRGRTRFTTRADLGGGTTIATQIDYGGILLIDDDPLMVEALSLLLGDDGYDVATASSGLEAVGRAAERTFDLVISDVRMAGMDGIQTLTQLRERSPSTRAILITGYASPDTPVLAIKLGVDDYLVKPFDDREFLKSVRRSMETARTQREHETMLKQQWRDFASVVRLLSAGVEARDPFFEGHSARVATLSLRIARALNLPVERTEALDLAAHLHDIGNIGTKLDIFRKTEKLLNEELEEIRGTTRKAEEHLRSLNSLRDVFRIILHHHEWFNGAGVPFQLKGEQIPLESRILCAAEAYDAMISPRPYRERLHSAEALQILDKESGEHFDPDVVTVLKKVIENPVASAEEDEAAEKAPTHERQVGLVLSLAHTYLENGNLDIAAKGFNDCLELLGDSRSPNRAEALIGLALIHLQRGELESARDQARRALEASQGLADLLVGRSLCAEGLVMSQMQRSKEAADAFEQARKIFEGYESHANLGRVLLLEALAAGGFGAPRAQSHRHPVA, from the coding sequence TTGGCCACCATGGGTTCTCCATCGTGCGCCACAGGGCGGAACAGCCCGGCCTGGGGGCCGTGCACCCAGAGCGAGCAGTACGGCACCTGCTGGGTCTCGCGAACGCAGCGGCAGAGCGCCTGCGCCTGTGCGTGCGGGCTCGCGTCATCGTCGTCGCTCTCGATGACGTTCCAGAGATGGGCAAGACGGTTCCACCGGGCGTGCTGGTGGGCGTGGCGGAAGTACCACGTCCACGCGGCGGCCAGTGAGAGCGCGGCTGCGACGAGCGCCAACAGGAGCGGGTTTTCGGGCAAGACTCTCCTCCGACCTCGGGCTTTGGAAGGGGCGATGCTGGTTCGCCGGCGACCGCGCAGGTCGTGCGGGAAGCCGCCTGCCGCCTTGGGTCTGAGGAGAGGATTTGAGTTTGACGGCGCGAAAACCTGCGGAATTCGGGGGCGCACGAGATTTACGACGCGTGCCGACCTCGGGGGAGGTACGACCATCGCTACCCAGATTGACTACGGCGGCATTCTCCTCATCGACGACGATCCGCTAATGGTCGAGGCGCTGAGCCTCCTCCTCGGCGACGATGGGTACGATGTGGCCACCGCATCGTCGGGTCTAGAGGCGGTGGGTCGCGCCGCGGAGCGAACCTTCGATCTCGTCATCTCCGACGTGCGCATGGCGGGCATGGATGGGATCCAGACCCTCACCCAGCTGCGGGAGCGCTCACCGTCCACCCGTGCCATCCTCATCACCGGCTACGCCAGCCCTGACACGCCTGTGCTGGCCATCAAGCTCGGTGTTGACGACTATCTGGTCAAGCCGTTCGATGATCGCGAGTTCCTCAAGAGCGTTCGTCGTTCGATGGAGACTGCGCGCACCCAGCGCGAGCATGAGACCATGCTCAAGCAGCAGTGGCGCGACTTCGCGTCGGTGGTTCGCCTGCTGTCTGCGGGCGTGGAGGCCCGCGACCCGTTCTTCGAGGGCCATTCCGCGCGTGTCGCGACCCTCAGCTTGCGCATCGCGCGGGCCCTGAACCTGCCCGTCGAGCGCACCGAGGCGCTCGACCTCGCGGCGCATCTCCACGACATCGGAAACATCGGCACAAAGCTCGACATCTTCCGCAAGACCGAGAAGCTTCTCAACGAAGAGCTCGAGGAGATCCGGGGCACCACCCGCAAGGCCGAAGAGCACCTGCGCAGCCTCAACAGCCTACGCGACGTCTTCCGCATCATCCTGCACCATCACGAGTGGTTCAACGGTGCGGGCGTTCCGTTCCAGCTGAAGGGCGAGCAGATCCCCCTCGAGTCGCGCATCCTCTGCGCGGCCGAGGCCTACGACGCCATGATCAGCCCACGTCCCTATCGCGAGCGGCTTCACTCCGCCGAGGCGCTCCAGATCCTCGACAAGGAGTCGGGCGAACACTTCGACCCGGATGTGGTGACGGTTCTGAAGAAGGTCATCGAGAACCCCGTCGCCAGCGCCGAGGAAGACGAGGCCGCGGAGAAAGCTCCCACGCACGAGCGCCAGGTGGGTCTGGTTCTCTCGCTTGCGCACACCTACCTCGAGAACGGCAACCTCGACATCGCAGCCAAGGGGTTCAACGACTGCCTCGAGCTGCTGGGCGACTCTCGCAGCCCCAACCGAGCCGAGGCGCTCATCGGCCTTGCCCTCATCCATCTCCAGCGCGGCGAGCTCGAGTCGGCACGCGATCAGGCTCGTCGCGCTCTCGAGGCCTCACAGGGACTGGCAGACCTCCTGGTCGGGCGGTCGCTGTGCGCCGAAGGTCTGGTCATGTCGCAGATGCAGCGCTCGAAGGAGGCGGCTGACGCGTTCGAGCAGGCGCGCAAGATCTTCGAAGGATACGAATCGCACGCCAATCTCGGGCGGGTGCTGCTGCTCGAGGCGCTGGCGGCGGGTGGTTTCGGGGCTCCTCGCGCACAATCTCACCGACATCCCGTCGCGTGA
- a CDS encoding methyltransferase domain-containing protein — protein MQALPTQSLFAIPDGEAPQMEPMSTEAPALGGVQAASILAASFGCGWALMSVEILGGRVLAPNFGSDVFTWGSLISTFLVALSVGYLLGGRLSRSRPRLGVLAAMIVTGGLLVVAVAHVKDLISDRIFDLNLGERLGPLIASIALFGLPAVVLGMISPYCVRLYATRLETVGATSGFLYAVSTVGSTLGTLVTSFFLIPNAGIQRIFTVTGDALVAMGVALWLLTFTLRPRASAAIAAIIGMLALTGPALAAEHLLFEKESPYSRVSVVEDGSVRILRFARKGINTEESRMDVRQPLAQLNEYTALMFAGLLFDERPQDVLVIGLGGGVIPEALRHYYPQARIDVVEIDPVVVEAARQFFLFRTDAAMTAHVSDGRVFVKRTPRQYDLVFLDAFQGRTIPFHLKTKEFFKELMRVLKPGGVVVSNLHRGPRLYDSERTTYAASFGANYAFAGTSSGNLILVSQPGSGPPLPRAVLQARATGLQNAHRYSFDLPAQARKLQERPDYTPTAQVLTDDFAPVETLNR, from the coding sequence ATGCAGGCTCTGCCAACGCAGAGCCTGTTTGCTATTCCCGACGGAGAGGCCCCCCAGATGGAACCCATGTCCACCGAAGCTCCCGCCCTGGGAGGCGTGCAAGCCGCCTCCATCCTCGCCGCCTCGTTCGGATGCGGGTGGGCGCTGATGTCGGTGGAGATCCTCGGCGGACGCGTGCTGGCGCCGAACTTCGGCAGCGACGTCTTCACATGGGGCAGCCTGATCTCCACGTTCCTGGTCGCACTCTCCGTGGGCTACCTTCTCGGAGGCCGCTTGTCGCGCTCTCGCCCCCGGCTGGGCGTGCTCGCCGCCATGATCGTCACGGGCGGACTGCTCGTCGTGGCCGTCGCGCACGTCAAGGACCTGATCTCCGATCGCATCTTCGATCTGAACCTGGGCGAGCGCCTCGGGCCGCTCATCGCCTCCATTGCGCTGTTCGGCCTGCCCGCCGTGGTGCTCGGGATGATCTCGCCGTACTGTGTGCGGCTCTACGCTACGCGTCTCGAGACAGTGGGGGCGACCTCCGGGTTCCTCTACGCCGTCTCCACCGTGGGCAGCACGCTCGGCACCCTGGTGACCAGCTTCTTTCTCATCCCGAACGCAGGCATCCAGCGCATCTTCACTGTCACGGGCGACGCGCTCGTCGCCATGGGCGTCGCGCTCTGGCTTCTCACCTTCACCTTGCGCCCCCGCGCGTCCGCGGCCATCGCCGCCATCATCGGCATGCTCGCCCTCACTGGCCCCGCGCTCGCCGCGGAGCACCTGCTCTTCGAGAAAGAGTCGCCCTACAGTCGCGTCAGCGTGGTGGAAGACGGCTCGGTGCGCATCCTGCGCTTCGCACGCAAGGGGATCAACACCGAGGAGTCTCGCATGGACGTGCGCCAGCCCCTGGCGCAGCTGAATGAGTACACCGCGCTCATGTTCGCGGGGCTGCTGTTCGATGAGCGTCCGCAGGACGTGCTGGTCATCGGGCTGGGGGGCGGCGTGATCCCGGAGGCGCTGCGCCACTACTATCCCCAGGCGCGCATCGACGTGGTGGAGATCGACCCTGTCGTGGTGGAGGCGGCGCGGCAGTTCTTCCTGTTCCGAACCGACGCCGCCATGACGGCCCACGTGTCAGACGGCAGGGTCTTCGTGAAGCGCACACCGCGCCAGTACGACCTCGTCTTCCTCGACGCGTTCCAGGGCCGGACCATTCCCTTCCACCTCAAGACAAAAGAGTTCTTCAAAGAGCTCATGCGCGTGCTCAAGCCCGGAGGCGTGGTGGTCTCGAACCTGCACCGAGGCCCTCGGCTCTACGACAGCGAGCGCACGACGTATGCCGCGTCGTTCGGCGCGAACTACGCGTTTGCCGGGACGAGCAGCGGCAACCTCATCCTCGTCTCGCAGCCGGGAAGCGGCCCCCCGCTGCCCCGTGCCGTGCTGCAAGCGCGCGCGACAGGCCTGCAGAATGCGCATCGGTACAGCTTCGACCTCCCCGCGCAGGCGAGGAAGCTGCAGGAGAGACCGGACTACACGCCCACCGCCCAGGTGCTCACCGACGATTTCGCGCCCGTGGAGACGCTCAACCGCTGA
- the aroB gene encoding 3-dehydroquinate synthase, with protein MTNITTESFEGAAADGEAQAAVHAVHVGAMPPYPVYLEEGIAFRCGGLFAEHGIRRAVLISNPVVGALYGGAVRNAMRAGGVEVDSAEVPDGEAYKTVGTVERLWERLADLRADRATALVALGGGVLGDLVGFAAATWLRGVPLVHIPTTVLAMVDSSVGGKVGVDLPQGKNLVGAFYNPRFVVSDPSLLLSLPPRVLAAGMAEVVKAACIASPALFEALEAREPALGPQSLGQLIATAIDIKARIVSEDPYERGVRATLNLGHTLGHALEAGRGYHQILHGEAVSQGMMAAIRISRALGVLEDDYEERLAALLTRMHLPTRIADPGWERVKGAMGVDKKRVDGKLRFVLPVGLGRVMVHSDVPLELVHEVYESLLEQHASEPGYDEGYDDEGGAGASPDDGYERDEPLADDAHDARDEHHEAPEDEMVDEDR; from the coding sequence ATGACGAACATCACCACTGAGTCCTTCGAGGGAGCTGCTGCAGACGGTGAAGCGCAGGCGGCCGTCCATGCTGTGCATGTCGGCGCGATGCCGCCCTATCCTGTCTACCTCGAAGAGGGCATCGCATTCCGCTGTGGCGGGCTCTTTGCCGAACACGGCATCCGCCGCGCCGTGCTCATCTCCAACCCGGTCGTCGGCGCGCTCTATGGTGGAGCGGTTCGCAATGCGATGCGCGCGGGGGGGGTTGAGGTCGACAGCGCCGAGGTTCCAGACGGCGAGGCCTACAAGACGGTGGGAACCGTTGAGCGCCTCTGGGAGCGGCTCGCCGATCTGCGCGCCGACAGGGCAACGGCGCTCGTCGCGCTGGGCGGGGGCGTGCTCGGCGACCTGGTCGGGTTTGCGGCCGCCACCTGGTTGCGTGGCGTACCGCTGGTGCACATCCCCACGACGGTGCTCGCCATGGTCGATTCGAGCGTGGGCGGCAAGGTCGGGGTTGATCTGCCGCAGGGGAAGAACCTCGTCGGGGCGTTCTACAATCCTCGCTTCGTGGTGAGCGATCCGTCGCTGTTGCTCAGCCTGCCTCCTCGGGTTCTCGCCGCAGGCATGGCCGAGGTCGTGAAGGCCGCTTGCATCGCCTCTCCTGCGCTGTTCGAGGCCCTCGAGGCCCGTGAGCCAGCCCTGGGCCCTCAGTCGCTCGGGCAGCTCATCGCCACCGCCATCGACATCAAGGCGCGCATCGTCTCTGAAGACCCTTACGAGCGCGGCGTGCGCGCCACCTTGAACCTCGGCCATACGCTGGGGCACGCTCTTGAGGCGGGGCGCGGCTACCATCAGATCCTTCACGGCGAGGCCGTGTCCCAGGGAATGATGGCCGCCATTCGCATCAGCCGGGCCCTCGGCGTCCTCGAAGACGACTACGAAGAGCGCCTTGCCGCCCTGCTCACCCGCATGCACCTCCCCACGCGCATCGCCGATCCGGGCTGGGAGCGCGTCAAGGGAGCGATGGGTGTCGACAAGAAGCGGGTTGATGGCAAGCTGCGCTTCGTTCTGCCGGTTGGCCTCGGGCGGGTCATGGTCCATTCCGACGTTCCGCTCGAGCTGGTGCACGAGGTCTACGAGAGCCTGCTCGAGCAGCACGCATCCGAGCCCGGCTACGACGAAGGATATGACGACGAGGGCGGCGCGGGAGCTTCGCCTGACGACGGCTACGAGCGCGATGAGCCGCTGGCCGATGACGCGCACGACGCGCGAGACGAGCACCACGAAGCGCCTGAAGACGAGATGGTCGACGAAGACCGTTGA
- the aroQ gene encoding type II 3-dehydroquinate dehydratase, giving the protein MSVPRRVLVLHGPNLDLLGEREPDVYGRLRLAEVNAAIEAWAARSGWAVEIFQSNHEGALIDAMHAARGRVRFQVVNAAAYTHTSVALRDAIRAVAVPTIEVHLSNIHAREPFRHTSLLAPVCVGVICGLGLHSYLAALGAGAALYGGEQG; this is encoded by the coding sequence GTGTCGGTGCCTCGCCGCGTCCTGGTGCTTCATGGTCCCAACCTCGACTTGTTGGGGGAGCGTGAGCCCGACGTATATGGCCGACTTCGTCTCGCTGAGGTGAATGCGGCCATCGAGGCGTGGGCAGCCCGAAGCGGGTGGGCCGTGGAGATATTCCAGTCCAATCACGAGGGCGCCCTCATCGACGCGATGCACGCGGCGCGCGGCCGGGTTCGGTTCCAGGTGGTGAACGCGGCCGCCTACACCCATACCAGCGTTGCCCTGCGCGACGCGATCCGTGCGGTCGCCGTGCCCACCATCGAGGTGCATCTCTCGAACATCCATGCGCGTGAGCCTTTTCGACACACGTCTCTTCTCGCGCCGGTCTGCGTGGGCGTGATCTGCGGGCTCGGCCTGCACTCCTACCTTGCGGCCCTGGGCGCAGGCGCGGCACTGTACGGTGGGGAGCAGGGCTGA